Proteins encoded together in one Planifilum fimeticola window:
- a CDS encoding NUDIX hydrolase, whose amino-acid sequence MKEVSAGGVVFRRKNGRTEILLIEDRYSRWTLPKGKREKGETNEETALREIREETGVSGRILRPLTSVHYRYFHPDHGDVEKEVHYYLVEATSEALHPALSEIGGARWLPPEEAWRLMQGEGYDNNLPVMEEAYRHLGLLAGES is encoded by the coding sequence TTGAAGGAAGTATCGGCCGGCGGGGTGGTGTTCCGCCGGAAAAATGGCCGAACGGAAATTCTTCTGATCGAGGACAGGTATTCCCGGTGGACGCTTCCCAAGGGAAAGAGGGAGAAGGGGGAAACGAACGAGGAGACCGCCCTGAGGGAAATCCGGGAAGAGACGGGGGTTTCCGGGCGAATTCTTCGCCCGTTGACATCGGTTCATTACCGCTATTTTCACCCCGATCACGGAGATGTGGAAAAAGAAGTGCACTATTATCTGGTGGAGGCGACGTCCGAGGCGCTTCATCCCGCCCTGTCCGAAATCGGCGGGGCCCGCTGGTTGCCTCCGGAGGAAGCCTGGCGGCTCATGCAAGGGGAAGGGTATGACAACAACCTCCCCGTGATGGAGGAAGCCT